The genomic interval TCGTGCTGACCGCCGAGGACGAGAGGACGCTCTTCACCGCCGTCGCCCGCCTCGACGAGCGCGAGGACGGTCCCAAGGGCGGCAACCCTGTCGTGCGCGACGCCGCCGGCTACGTGGACTACTTCACCTTCCTCGCCGACATCGGCTGCCGCTCCGGCCAGGCCCTCAAGGTACGTTGGCGGGACATCGACTGGGAGCTGCAGCCCGGCGTTGTGGGCGTCAAGTTTTGGCGCAAGGGCGAGCAGAAGGGAGGCCGCGTGCGCACCATCCCCTGTACCGACCGGGTTGTCCGAATCCTGAAACGCCGAAAGGCCCTCAAGGGAGACGGCCCGTTCTCGGAGCTTCGCCGCGGCCGCGGTACCGAACTGTGGAAGATGGCGAAAGCCAAAACCGACCTGAAGGGCGAGGCGGAGTGTGTGCCCCACTGCCTACGCCACACCTGTGCGACGCGCTTGCTGGCCCGCACAGGCGATCTGAAGCTGGTTCAGGAGTGGCTCGGCCACACAAAGATCGAGACCACTGCGGCCATCTACGCGAAGGTCTTGGTGGAAACGAAAGTGCGAGCACTGAGCGCGCTGCAGGAGGGATGGAATGGAGCGTCACCAATCCCTAATCCGGGAACAATCCAGGACAGCAACATATCCCTAAAAAGGGATATTGAGCAAACAACTCATTGAAAACATTCCGTTTTCAATGAGAAGTAAGAGAAGAAATGGGGTGGCTGAGGGGACTCGAACCCCCGACATCTGGAATCACAATCCAGTACTCTAACCAGCTGAGCTACAGCCACCATTGAACTCTTGCAACACCCTGTCCGGCGCCGGTGTGGCGCGCCCGACAGGAATCGAACCTGTAACCGCCGGCTTAGAAGGCCGGTGCTCTATCCGGTTGAGCTACGGGCGCCCGGGCCGGATTGTCGCATTCCTCTCCGCCGTTGGACATCGGATTGGTCGGGGTAGAGGGATTCGAACCCCCGACATCCTGCTCCCAAAGCAGGCGCGCTACCAGACTGCGCTATACCCCGGCGGAACATCCCTCGCGGCCGAGGCCGGAAAGGTCGGCTATTGTGGGAACCTCGCGGCCCGGTGTCAACGGCACATCGCGTTACCGGCGCCTGCGCTATGCTCGCCGCTTGTGGCCGACACGGGCCAATCGTCTTTTTTACAGGGAGAAACAGCATGATCCGCAGCGGCAACCCCGCTTTGAAGGAATCCACCTTCCTCGACCTCGGTAGCGGCGCAGTGGTCTCGCGCGACGGCGAGGCGATGACGCTGAACGGCACCATCCACAAGACCGGCGCCTTGCTGCTGCTGACCGTACTGACCGCCGTGTTCGCCTGGAGCCAGTCGATCTCGGTCGACGGCGCCGGCAACGAAGTGATCGCACCGGGCATCATCGGCTATGTGCTGGGCGGCGCCATCGGCGGTTTCATCCTGGCGCTGATCACCACCTTCAAGAAGACCTGGGCGCCGATCACCGCGCCGCTGTACGCGCTGGTGGAAGGCTTCTTCCTCGGGTCGATCTCGGCGCTGTACGAACACCGCTTCAACGGCATCGTGCTGCAGGCGGTGCTGCTGACCTTCGGCACCCTGTTCGCGCTGCTGTTCGCCTACCGCAGCGGCATGATCAAGGCTACCGAGAACTTCAAGCTGGGCGTGGTGGCGGCCACCGGCGGCATTGCGCTGGTGTACCTAGCCACCATCGTGCTCGGGTTCTTCAATATCCAGATCCCCTACATCCACGCGTCCGGCACGGTCGGCATCCTGTTCAGCCTGTTTGTGGTGGTGGTGGCGGCGCTGAACCTGGTGCTGGACTTCGACTTCATCGAGAGCGGCGTGGAACAGGGCGCGCCCAAGTACATGGAGTGGTACGGCGCGTTCGGGCTGATGGTCACCCTGGTGTGGCTGTACATCGAGTTCCTGCGCTTGCTGTCGAAGTTGCAGTCGCGCAATTGAGCCGGGAGTCGGGAATCGGGATTGGGGAATCGTAAAAGCCCGACTCTTCGGTTGCCGATCGAAGTCTGAAGAACGAAAAAGGGCGCCGCGAGGCGCCCTTTTTCGTTGCTGCGGTCGTCGCTGCGCTCAGAGGCGGCTGGCGATGGCCTTGGCGAAGCCCATGGTGTTGCCGCTGCCGCCCAGGTCCGGGGTCAGCCCGTCCTTGGCTTCCAGGGTGGCGACGATGGCGTTGCGCAGGCGCTCGGCGTTCTGCGGCTGGCCGACGTGGTCCAGCAACTGCGCCGCGCCCAGCAGCAGCGCGCACGGGTTGGCCTTGCCCTGCCCGGCGATGTCCGGGGCCGAGCCGTGCACGGCTTCGAAGATCGCCGCGTCGACGCCGATGTTGGCGCCCGGCGCCAGACCCAGGCCGCCGACCAAGCCAGCGCACAGGTCCGACAGGATGTCGCCGAACAGGTTGGTGGTGACGATGACGTCGAACTGCTCCGGGCGCATCACCAGCTGCATGCAGGCGTTGTCCACGATCATTTCCTGGAACTCGATCTCCGGGTAGTTCGCGGCCACTTCGCGCGCCACCTTCAGGAACAGGCCCGAGGTGGATTTGATGATGTTGGCCTTGTGCACCGCGGTGACCTTCTTGCGGCCGGTCGCGCGCGCCAGGTCGAACGCGTAGCGGACGATGCGCTCGGAACCCTTGCGGGTCACCTTGGCCATCGACACCGCGGTCTCGCCGTCGGCCGACACTTCCTGGCCTTCGCTCAGGTAGGCGCCTTCGGTGTTCTCGCGCACGGTGATCAGGTCCACGCCGGCGCCAAAGCGCGACTTGGTGTTCGGGAACGACTTGGCCGGACGCACGTTGGCGTACAGGTCGAACTGGCGGCGCATGGCCACGTTGATGGAGCTGAAGCCCTCGCCGACCGGCGTGGTCAGCGGGCTCTTCAGCGCGATCTTGTTCTTGCGGATCGAATCCAGGGTCGCGGCCGGCAACAGGTCGCCGTGCTTCTCCAGGGCGACCAGGCCGGCGTCGGCGTACTCGTAGGTGAGGCCGGCGTTCAGCGCGTCGAGCACGAACAGCGTGGCATCCATGATCTCGGGGCCGATGCCATCGCCACGAATGACCGTGATTGTCTGCGTCATAGGATTGGGGTTTCCGTACAGAGGGGGAGCGCGCCGACCGGAAGCCCGGGCTGCAGGCGCAAGGAGGTTTCACCAGTAATTATGCCCGAAGCCGGTGAAGGCCCCCAAAACCAGGCAGGCGCAAAACGCAGCGCGCCGCCCGCAGGCGGCGCGCACCAGGCCGATCCGCCCGGCCTTGCTTCAGCCGTGCGCGTGCTCGGCCGGCGCAGCGGCGGCGCCCTCCTCGAGCTTGTCGAGGAAGTCCACCGCCCGCCGCAGGTGCGGGATCACGATCGAGCCGCCGACCACCAGTCCCACCGAGAAGGTCTCGAAGAACTCGTCGCGCTGCACCCCGGCCTCCTTGCACTGGGCAACGTGGTAGCTGATGCAGTCGTCGCAGCGCAGCACCAGCGAGGCCACCAGGCCGAGCAGCTCCTTGGTCTTCACGTCCAGCGCGCCGGCCTGGTAGGTCTGGGTGTCCAGGGCGAAGAAGCGCCGCACCACCTGATTCGGCTCGGCCAGGATGCGCTGGTTCATGCGCTGGCGGAACTCGGTGAACTCGCGCACCCGGTCTTGGCCGTCGCCGCCCTCGCCGCCCGCCTGCGCTGCGCTCATGCCTGCGCCTCGGGCGCCTGGCCATCGAGCAGCGGCTGCAGCTTGCCGGCGCGGTGCAGCGCCATCATGTCGTCGTAGCCGCCGACATGGGTGTCGCCGACGAAGATCTGCGGCACGCTGGTGCGGCGCGCCAGCGCCACCATCTTCTCGCGCTCGGCCGGGTCCAGGTCGATGCGCACTTCGGTCCAGCTGCGGCCCTTGCTCTTCAGGAAGTTCTTGGCCGCCACGCAGTACGGGCAGACCGCGGTGGAATACAGGGTGATCGGCGGGCCGCCGGCCTGGCCGTCATCGGTAGGTTGGGTGTCCACGGGAAACTCCGGGCAAGAAATGGGGTCCAAGCCACTATGGTAGCGGCCAGGTGGATTTTCGAGTCCGCTGCCGCAACACTGCAGATCACCCCGGTTCAACCACCCTGGATTCACCCGCCGCCGCCGCGGCGCCCTGCCCTGCCCTGGAGCCTCACTTGCGCCCGCTGCCGCTTGCCTTCGCGATCACCCTGGCTACCGCCGCCGCCATCGCGCCGGCGCAGGAGAACAAGCTGCCGGACATCGGCTCCTCGGCCGGCGAGCTGCTGACCCCGGCGCGCCAGGCCGAATACGGTAAGATGATGCTGGCCGAGCTGCGCAACTACGACTACGTGCTCGAAGATCCGCTGATCGACGACTGGCTGCAGACCATGGGCACCCGGCTCGGCGCCAACAGCGACCAGCCGCAGCAGAAATACACGTTCTTCATGCTGCGCGACCGCCAGATCAACGCCTTCGCCACGCTGGGCGGCTACGTCGCGGTCAACGCCGGGCTGGTGCTGACCGCCGAGCGCGAGGACGAGGTCGCCGCGGTGCTGTCGCACGAGATCGCGCACATCACCCAGCAGCACGTGCTGCGCGGGGTGGAACGGGCGCAGCGCGACCAGGTGCCGATCCTGCTCGGCATGCTCGCCGCGGTGGTCGCCGCGCAGCAGGCCGGCGGTCGCTCCAGCGGCGACGCCACCCAGGCGGCGATCGCCAGCGGCCTGGGGCTGATGCAGCAGCGCCAGATCGACTACACCCGCTCCAACGAATCGGAGGCCGACCGCCTGGGCATCCGCACCCTGGCGCGCAGCGGCTACGACGTGGACGCGATGGCCGGCTTCTTCGAGCGCATGTCGCTGGCGATGCGCGGCAACCAGGGCGGCTACAGCACCCCCGATTACCTGATGACCCACCCGGTCACCACCACCCGCATCAGCGAGGCGCGGCAGCGCGCCGAACAGATGAAGAAGAACACGGTGACCCTGACCACCAGCGTGCCCGGCGGCACCCTGCAGGAACGGGTCGATCCCAACGACGTGTCGCTGAGCCAGCCGCTGGGCGCGCCCAGCAATCCGTTGCTGCCCGGGCGCCTGCAACTGCCGTTCGAGACCTATTCGCGCGGCGCCAGCGGCCAGTTCGACTGGGCCCGCGAGCGCCTGCGCGTGCTCAGCGCCAACACTCCGGCCGATGCGGTCCGCGAGTACGAGGGCCTGCGCCAGGGCAGCAAGCAGGGCCTCAGCGACGCCCAGCGCTACGGCCTGGCGCTGGCCAAGCTGCGCGGCGGCGGCAGCCCGCAGGACGGCATGCAGACCCTGGAAGACCTGCTGAAGGCGCACCCGGACAGCTGGTGGCTGAGCCTGGCGGTGGCCGAGGCCGAATCGCGCAACGGCCGCAGCCAGCAGGCCAACCAGCGCTTCGACGCCCTGCTCAAGCGCCTGCCGAGCAACCGCGCGGTGGCGCTGACCTATGCCACCGCGCTGAACGAGCAAGGCGGCCGGGCCGCCGGACAGCGCGCGCAGGCGGTATTGCGCCCGCTACTGAGCGCGGCCGCCGACGATCCGGTGTTCCAGCGCACCTTCGCCCGCGCCTGCGAGCTGGCCGGCGACGGCAACCGCGCCGGCGAAGCCTATGCCGAGGCCGCCTACCTGAACGGGCGTCCGGAGCAGGCGCTGATCCAGTTGAACAATCTGAAGAAGCGCGACGACCTCGATTACGTGGCGCGCGCACGCATCGATGCGCGCATTGCCGCGATCACCCCGACGGTGCTGGAACTGCGCCGCCAGGGGGTGCAGGATCCGGATGTGAAACAACGCTGAAACGCCATGTGGCGGCAGTCATCGAATAGTAATAAAACCGTAGTCTACTGGCGACCTCTCCTCCCCAGTCCCTACGGTGCCGTCGTGCAGAAACGCATCCTGATCGTCGACGACGAACCCGCCATCCGCGACATGGTGGCGTTCGCCCTGCGCAAGGGCGACTTCGAACCGGTTCACGCCGGCGACGCGCGGGAAGCGCAGACCTCCATCGCCGACCGCGTTCCCGACCTGATCCTGCTCGACTGGATGCTGCCCGGCACCAGCGGCCTGGAACTGGCCCGGCGCTGGCGCAAGGACGCGATGACCCGCGAGGTGCCGATCATCATGCTCACCGCGCGCGGCGAGGAAAACGACCGCGTCGGCGGCCTGGAAGCCGGCGTCGACGACTACGTGGTCAAGCCGTTCTCCGCCCGCGAGCTGCTGGCGCGGATCCGCGCGGTGATGCGCCGTACCCGCGACGACGACGAGGACGGCAGCGTCTCGGTCGGCACCCTGCGCATCGATGGCGCCGCGCACCGGGTGTTCGCCGGCGACGCGCCGGTGCCGATCGGCCCCACCGAATACCGCCTGCTGCACTTCTTCATGACCCACCCCGAGCGCGTCTACAGCCGCGCGCAGCTGCTCGACCACGTCTGGGGCGGCAGCGTCTATGTCGAGGAGCGCACCATCGACGTGCACATCCGCCGGCTGCGCAAGACCCTGGAGCCGTTCGCGGTGGAGAACATGGTGCAGACGGTGCGCGGTTCCGGCTACCGCTTCTCCTCGTCCATCTGACTGTCGCCGTCGCCTGCTATAAACGGCGGACGACGAATACGATCCATCGCGACAGAGCGCCCCCGATGCCCCGCAACATGCGTTACGCCTGGCTCAAGACCCTCGGCACCCTCGCCGTCATGCTGTTGCTGGCGGTGCTGGCCGGCTGGGTCGGCGGCCACGTGTGGATGGCGCTGACCCTGACCTCGCTGGCGGTGATGGGCTGGCACTATTGGCGCCTGCGCCGCGTGCTGCGCCGGCTGACCGCGCGCCAGCGCTGGGAACCGCCGGCCGGCACGGGGGTGTGGAACGAACTGGACCGGCTGCTGTACCGCAGCCAGGCGGAAATGCGCACGCGCAAGCGACGCCTGCTGGACATGCTGCGCGCCTACCGCGCCGCCGCCGCCGCGCTGCCCGACGCGGTGGTGGTGGTGGACCGCAACAGCCAGCGCATCCAGTGGTTCAACGAAGCCGCCGGCACCCTGCTCGGCCTGCGCCATCCCGGCGACCTCAACGTCCCGGTGGTGGAACGCCTGCAGCCGCTGCCGCTGGCGCACTGGCTGGCCGGCGGCCGCAACGCCGAGCCGATGCTGGACACGCCCTCGCCGATCGACGACCGGCTGCGCCTGAACCTGCGTTTGATTCCCTACTCCGACGACTACTGGCTGCTGGTCGCGCGCGACGTCAGCAAGCTGCTGCAGCTGGAGCAGGTGCGCCGCGATTTCGTCGCCAACGTCTCGCACGAACTGCGTACGCCGCTGACCGTGGTGCACGGCTACCTGGACATGCTCGATCCGGAGGATTTCCCCGATTCCGGGCCGATGATCGCCGAGATGCGCAAGCAGTCGCAGCGCATGACCCAACTGGTCGAAGACCTGCTGACCCTGTCGCGGCTGGAATCGCAGGAGCACGCCAACGAAGAGAGCATCGCGATGGCGCCGATGCTGGCCACGCTGCGCCGCGAGGCCGAAGCGCACAGCCAAGGCCGGCACCGCATCGAGGTGCACGACGAGGCCGATCTGGACCTGGTCGGCTCCAACAAGGAACTGCACAGCGCGTTCTCCAACCTGGTCACCAATGCGGTGCGCTACACCCCTGCCGGCGGCTCGGTCAGCATTCGCTTCGCCCGCGAAGGCGACGGCGCGGTGCTGTCGGTGCGCGACAGCGGCTACGGCATCCCGTCGCACCACCTGCCGCGCATCACCGAGCGCTTCTATCGCGTGTCCAGCAGCCGTTCGCGCGAAAGCGGCGGCACCGGGCTGGGGCTGTCGATCGTCAAGCACGTGCTGGGCCTGCACCAGGCTCGGCTGGACATCGAAAGCGAAGTCGGCAAGGGCAGCACGTTTTCCTGCCACTTCGGCGCCGGACGCGTGCATCCGCGGCACGACCATGCCACTCTGACCTCCGCCTAACGAGTAACGCCATGCCACGCGCTGCCGCTTTGCCGCCCACGCCACCACCGGATGTTCCCAGCGACCCGCTGCGCGACCCGTCGCTGTATCTCAACCGCGAACTGTCGCAACTGGATTTCAATTTCCGGGTGCTGGCGCAGGCGCAGGATCCGAGCGTGCCGCTGCTGGAACGGCTGCGCTTCCTGTGCATCTCCTGCACCAACCTCGACGAGTTCTTCGAGATCCGCGCCGCCACCGTGCGCCATGCGCTGGAATTCGGCTTGCCGCCGGCGCCGGACGGGCTGAGCTCGAGCGCGATCCTCAACACCATCCACGACCGCGCCGCGCAACTGGTCGACCACCAGTACCGCTGCTGGAACGAAGTGCTGCGGCCGGCATTGAAGGACGCCGGCATCGGCGTGCTCGGCCGCAACAGCTGGAACGCGCGGCAGAAGCGCTGGCTGCGCGCGTATTTCCGCAACGAGATCATGCCGGTGCTGTCGCCGCTGGGCCTGGACCCGGCGCATCCGTTCCCGAAGATCCTCAACAAGTCGCTGAACATCGTGGTGGTGCTGAAGGGCACCGACGCGTTCGGCCGCATCGGCCACCTGGCGATCGTGCGCGCGCCGCGTTCGCTGCCGCGCATCATCGAGTTGCCGGAAAGCCTGTCCGAGGGCGGACAGAGTTTCGTGTTCCTGTCCTCGGTGCTGTCCACCTTCGTCGACGAACTGTTCCCGGGCATGGAAGTGACGGGGTCCTACCAGTTCCGCGTGACCCGCAATTCCGAACTGGTGGTGGACGAGGAGGAAGTGGAGAACCTGGCGCTGGCGCTGCGCGACGAGCTGGTCAACCGCGGCTACCGGCCGGCGGTGCGGCTGGAGATCGCCGAGGACTGCCCGAATTCGATCGTGCGCACCCTGCTGCAGAACTTCCAGTTGCCGGAAAACGCGGTCTACCGCATCAACGGTCCGGTCAACCTGAGCCGGGTCAACCAGGTCTACGATCTGGTGCAGCGCCCGGAGCTGAAGTATCCGCCGATGAATCCGCGCACGCTGCGCGACAGCGACGGCATCTTCGCCATCGTCGCCGCCGACGACGTGCTGCTGCACCACCCGTTCGACGCGTTCACCGCGGTGCTGGACCTGATCAAGCAGGCCGCGGTGGACCCGCAGGTGCTGGCGATCAAGCAGACCCTGTACCGCACCGGCAAGGACTCGGGCATCGTCGATGCGCTGGTGCTGGCCGCGCGCAATGGCAAGGATGTGACCGTGGTGGTCGAACTGCGCGCGCGCTTCGACGAAGAAGCCAACCTGGGCCTGGCCGATCGCCTGCAGGAAGCCGGCGTGCAGGTGGTGTACGGCGTGGTCGGCTACAAGACCCACGCCAAGATGCTGCTGATCGTGCGCCGCGAGGGCCGCAAGCTGCGCCGTTACGTGCACCTGGGCACCGGCAATTACCACAGCGGCACCGCGCGCGCCTACACCGACCTGAGCCTGATCACCGCCGACGTGGAGATCTGCAACGACGTGCATCTGCTGTTCCAGCAGCTGTCCGGACTGGCGCCGAAGATCCGCCTCAAGCGCCTGCTGCAATCGCCGTTCACCCTGCACCCGGGCGTGCTGCACCGGATCGAGCGCGAGACCAAGCTGGCCCTGGCCGGGCGCCCGGGCCGCATCATCGCCAAGATGAACGCGCTCAACGAGCCGCAGGTGATCCGCGCGCTGTACGCGGCGTCGCAGGCCGGCGTGAAGATCGATCTGATCGTCCGCGGCGCGTGCACGCTGCGCCCCGGCGTGCCGGGCGTGTCGGACAACATCCGGGTGCGTTCGATCGTCGGCCGCTTCCTCGAGCACAGCCGCATCTACTGGTTCGGCAACGACGGCGCGCCGGAACTGTTCTGCGCCAGCGCCGACTGGCTGGAGCGCAACCTGCTGCGGCGCGTGGAGACCTGCTTCCCGATCCTGGATCCGGATCTGATCAAGCGCATCCATCGCGAGGTGTTGCAGAACTATCTGGCCGACAATCTCAATGCGTGGGAACTGGATGCCAGCGGCGCCTATCGCAAGCTGGAACCAGGCCAGGACCAGCCG from Xanthomonas sp. DAR 34887 carries:
- the grxC gene encoding glutaredoxin 3 — protein: MDTQPTDDGQAGGPPITLYSTAVCPYCVAAKNFLKSKGRSWTEVRIDLDPAEREKMVALARRTSVPQIFVGDTHVGGYDDMMALHRAGKLQPLLDGQAPEAQA
- a CDS encoding carboxymuconolactone decarboxylase family protein gives rise to the protein MSAAQAGGEGGDGQDRVREFTEFRQRMNQRILAEPNQVVRRFFALDTQTYQAGALDVKTKELLGLVASLVLRCDDCISYHVAQCKEAGVQRDEFFETFSVGLVVGGSIVIPHLRRAVDFLDKLEEGAAAAPAEHAHG
- a CDS encoding M48 family metalloprotease, which produces MRPLPLAFAITLATAAAIAPAQENKLPDIGSSAGELLTPARQAEYGKMMLAELRNYDYVLEDPLIDDWLQTMGTRLGANSDQPQQKYTFFMLRDRQINAFATLGGYVAVNAGLVLTAEREDEVAAVLSHEIAHITQQHVLRGVERAQRDQVPILLGMLAAVVAAQQAGGRSSGDATQAAIASGLGLMQQRQIDYTRSNESEADRLGIRTLARSGYDVDAMAGFFERMSLAMRGNQGGYSTPDYLMTHPVTTTRISEARQRAEQMKKNTVTLTTSVPGGTLQERVDPNDVSLSQPLGAPSNPLLPGRLQLPFETYSRGASGQFDWARERLRVLSANTPADAVREYEGLRQGSKQGLSDAQRYGLALAKLRGGGSPQDGMQTLEDLLKAHPDSWWLSLAVAEAESRNGRSQQANQRFDALLKRLPSNRAVALTYATALNEQGGRAAGQRAQAVLRPLLSAAADDPVFQRTFARACELAGDGNRAGEAYAEAAYLNGRPEQALIQLNNLKKRDDLDYVARARIDARIAAITPTVLELRRQGVQDPDVKQR
- a CDS encoding tyrosine-type recombinase/integrase, whose amino-acid sequence is MPLRLKGKAPREGEADRRYYLIDVQVGLRRPRISAGTRDRVLAERREQAVLDALRDDPNVTKLELKRIVRGERLAAIQERRNEARAWTLKEACDTCIRDRGEGGWGRADSVETYKINCKKAQEYLGFDTPVAFIDQDKIDDYADFLLNEVENAEATVNRKLFALMHVLAYAKAHKQYPSDLPKWKPFKEDGNARQFVLTAEDERTLFTAVARLDEREDGPKGGNPVVRDAAGYVDYFTFLADIGCRSGQALKVRWRDIDWELQPGVVGVKFWRKGEQKGGRVRTIPCTDRVVRILKRRKALKGDGPFSELRRGRGTELWKMAKAKTDLKGEAECVPHCLRHTCATRLLARTGDLKLVQEWLGHTKIETTAAIYAKVLVETKVRALSALQEGWNGASPIPNPGTIQDSNISLKRDIEQTTH
- the ppk1 gene encoding polyphosphate kinase 1, with the translated sequence MPRAAALPPTPPPDVPSDPLRDPSLYLNRELSQLDFNFRVLAQAQDPSVPLLERLRFLCISCTNLDEFFEIRAATVRHALEFGLPPAPDGLSSSAILNTIHDRAAQLVDHQYRCWNEVLRPALKDAGIGVLGRNSWNARQKRWLRAYFRNEIMPVLSPLGLDPAHPFPKILNKSLNIVVVLKGTDAFGRIGHLAIVRAPRSLPRIIELPESLSEGGQSFVFLSSVLSTFVDELFPGMEVTGSYQFRVTRNSELVVDEEEVENLALALRDELVNRGYRPAVRLEIAEDCPNSIVRTLLQNFQLPENAVYRINGPVNLSRVNQVYDLVQRPELKYPPMNPRTLRDSDGIFAIVAADDVLLHHPFDAFTAVLDLIKQAAVDPQVLAIKQTLYRTGKDSGIVDALVLAARNGKDVTVVVELRARFDEEANLGLADRLQEAGVQVVYGVVGYKTHAKMLLIVRREGRKLRRYVHLGTGNYHSGTARAYTDLSLITADVEICNDVHLLFQQLSGLAPKIRLKRLLQSPFTLHPGVLHRIERETKLALAGRPGRIIAKMNALNEPQVIRALYAASQAGVKIDLIVRGACTLRPGVPGVSDNIRVRSIVGRFLEHSRIYWFGNDGAPELFCASADWLERNLLRRVETCFPILDPDLIKRIHREVLQNYLADNLNAWELDASGAYRKLEPGQDQPPHSAQLTLLDGL
- the phoR gene encoding phosphate regulon sensor histidine kinase PhoR; translated protein: MPRNMRYAWLKTLGTLAVMLLLAVLAGWVGGHVWMALTLTSLAVMGWHYWRLRRVLRRLTARQRWEPPAGTGVWNELDRLLYRSQAEMRTRKRRLLDMLRAYRAAAAALPDAVVVVDRNSQRIQWFNEAAGTLLGLRHPGDLNVPVVERLQPLPLAHWLAGGRNAEPMLDTPSPIDDRLRLNLRLIPYSDDYWLLVARDVSKLLQLEQVRRDFVANVSHELRTPLTVVHGYLDMLDPEDFPDSGPMIAEMRKQSQRMTQLVEDLLTLSRLESQEHANEESIAMAPMLATLRREAEAHSQGRHRIEVHDEADLDLVGSNKELHSAFSNLVTNAVRYTPAGGSVSIRFAREGDGAVLSVRDSGYGIPSHHLPRITERFYRVSSSRSRESGGTGLGLSIVKHVLGLHQARLDIESEVGKGSTFSCHFGAGRVHPRHDHATLTSA
- the phoB gene encoding phosphate regulon transcriptional regulator PhoB; translated protein: MQKRILIVDDEPAIRDMVAFALRKGDFEPVHAGDAREAQTSIADRVPDLILLDWMLPGTSGLELARRWRKDAMTREVPIIMLTARGEENDRVGGLEAGVDDYVVKPFSARELLARIRAVMRRTRDDDEDGSVSVGTLRIDGAAHRVFAGDAPVPIGPTEYRLLHFFMTHPERVYSRAQLLDHVWGGSVYVEERTIDVHIRRLRKTLEPFAVENMVQTVRGSGYRFSSSI
- a CDS encoding isocitrate dehydrogenase → MTQTITVIRGDGIGPEIMDATLFVLDALNAGLTYEYADAGLVALEKHGDLLPAATLDSIRKNKIALKSPLTTPVGEGFSSINVAMRRQFDLYANVRPAKSFPNTKSRFGAGVDLITVRENTEGAYLSEGQEVSADGETAVSMAKVTRKGSERIVRYAFDLARATGRKKVTAVHKANIIKSTSGLFLKVAREVAANYPEIEFQEMIVDNACMQLVMRPEQFDVIVTTNLFGDILSDLCAGLVGGLGLAPGANIGVDAAIFEAVHGSAPDIAGQGKANPCALLLGAAQLLDHVGQPQNAERLRNAIVATLEAKDGLTPDLGGSGNTMGFAKAIASRL
- a CDS encoding Bax inhibitor-1/YccA family membrane protein produces the protein MIRSGNPALKESTFLDLGSGAVVSRDGEAMTLNGTIHKTGALLLLTVLTAVFAWSQSISVDGAGNEVIAPGIIGYVLGGAIGGFILALITTFKKTWAPITAPLYALVEGFFLGSISALYEHRFNGIVLQAVLLTFGTLFALLFAYRSGMIKATENFKLGVVAATGGIALVYLATIVLGFFNIQIPYIHASGTVGILFSLFVVVVAALNLVLDFDFIESGVEQGAPKYMEWYGAFGLMVTLVWLYIEFLRLLSKLQSRN